From one Sparus aurata unplaced genomic scaffold, fSpaAur1.1, whole genome shotgun sequence genomic stretch:
- the LOC115577747 gene encoding major histocompatibility complex class I-related gene protein-like produces the protein MPGTPPKGGIPGASETDAQATSAGPSQLLHSMKYFLTISNGIPNLPEFVGTLEIDELLVGYCDSNKKMDVKHDVAKLFFTKYPERLERYRQRCFHVFPNFFKSYTNSLMRLYNQSGGVHVLQRLNGCEWDDETGEVKSFVKYGYDGEDLLEYYPNTSTWIALRPEAVTAKPIWDANKVMSKYYKTAFTQIYPERLKTYVDYGKSVLLRTELPSVSLLQKTPSSPVSCLATGFYPHRASLVWRKDGEELHEEVDHGEILPNHDGTFQMSVDLNLSSVTPEDWTRYDCVFQLSGVKEEIITKLEKDRIRTNEVKPSNMTVLVTAAVVVPALILIGAAGFIVYKKKKG, from the exons tgctacactCCATGAAGTATTTCCTAACTATATCAAATGGAATCCCAAACCTCCCAGAATTTGTGGGGACACTGGAAATTGATGAACTTCTGGTGGGGTACtgtgacagcaacaaaaagATGGACGTAAAACATGACGTTGCTAAATTATTCTTCACGAAGTATCCTGAGCGGTTGGAGCGGTACAGACAAAGatgtttccatgtttttccAAACTTCTTCAAATCCTATACAAACAGTTTGATGCGTCTCTACAACcaaagtggag gtgtccatgttttacagAGGCTGAAtggctgtgagtgggatgatgagactggAGAGGTCAAAAGTTTTGTTAAGtatggttatgatggagaagatCTCCTGGAATATTATCCAAACACATCTACATGGATCGCTCTAAGACCTGAGGCTGTCACTGCCAAACCGATATGGGACGCAAATAAAGTTATGAGCAAATACTATAAGACTGCTTTTACACAGATTTATCCAGAGCGGCTGAAGACATATGTGGACTATGGAAAGAGCGTTCTGCTGAGAACTG agcttccctctgtgtctctcctccagaagactccctcctctccagtcagctgcctcgctacaggtttctaccctcacagagcctcactcgtctggaggaaagatggagaggagcttcatgaggaggtggaccacggagagatcctccccaaccacgatggaaccttccagatgagtgttgacctgaacctttcatcagtcacacctgaagactggacgaggtacgactgtgtgtttcagctctctggtgtgaaggaggaaatcatcaccaaactggagaaagatcggatcagGACCAACGA agtgaagcccagtaacatgaccgtcctcgtcactgctgcagtggttgttcctgctctcattctcatcggtgctgctggattcatcgtttacaaaaagaagaaaggt